Proteins encoded in a region of the Benincasa hispida cultivar B227 chromosome 2, ASM972705v1, whole genome shotgun sequence genome:
- the LOC120071543 gene encoding uncharacterized protein LOC120071543: MAASSVLNRLRKAVKKLKFMMNFSIQSWRLAAMLGRTSSRNLRLSFNERPGLMACTEDIIEEESVSSSRGLQRTTSYASEDDVDKRAEAFIANFYRQLRIERQVSLELQYCRGNSFNKLIISP; this comes from the coding sequence ATGGCGGCGAGTAGCGTATTGAATCGGCTGAGGAAGGCGGTGAAGAAGCTTAAATTCATGATGAACTTCAGCATCCAAAGCTGGCGGTTGGCGGCCATGTTAGGCCGGACTTCATCGAGAAATCTCCGCCTTAGCTTCAACGAACGGCCGGGATTAATGGCTTGTACGGAGGATATTATTGAAGAAGAGTCAGTTTCTTCATCTCGTGGGCTACAAAGAACCACCAGCTACGCTTCTGAAGATGACGTGGACAAGCGAGCGGAGGCTTTCATTGCTAATTTCTATCGCCAGCTCAGAATCGAACGCCAGGTGTCACTTGAGCTTCAATATTGCCGTGGAAATAGTTTTAACAAACTCATAATTTCTCCTTGA
- the LOC120071722 gene encoding beta-1,3-galactosyltransferase sqv-2, whose amino-acid sequence MLHFPLHFFQMETTKSPSKSDRRRFVLSSVFFIFFLCVLASINEARFDALLKFGRCSVAAGTVSSSSSFNSSVSNDTDIRILIGILTLPDQYNRRHFLRLIYGTQSFSGAKIDVKFVFCNLTKEDQKILVALEIMRYDDIIILNCKENMNKGKTYTYFSSLPEIFNNSDGNGGSGSGPHPPYHYVMKADDDTYIRLNSLVESLRPLPREDLYYGYVIPCPSMDPFVHYMSGMGYLISWDLAEWIRESEIPKKHLEGPEDKVFGEWIRDGRRAKNRFNAKWSMYNYPEPWTGCTHELWPETIAVHLLKNQEKWIRTLTYFNVTANLKQSKLYHIP is encoded by the coding sequence ATGCTTCATTTCCCTCTACATTTCTTTCAAATGGAAACTACGAAGTCACCTTCCAAATCCGACCGACGTCGTTTTGTTCTCTCTTcagtcttcttcatttttttcctctGCGTTTTAGCCTCCATTAACGAAGCTCGTTTCGACGCCCTTTTGAAATTCGGTCGATGCTCAGTCGCCGCCGGtactgtttcttcttcttcttcgtttaaTTCCTCTGTTTCCAACGACACCGATATCCGTATTCTCATCGGCATTCTCACTCTTCCCGATCAATACAACCGTCGTCACTTCCTCCGCCTAATTTACGGCACTCAATCCTTTTCCGGCGCTAAAATCGATGTGAAATTCGTCTTCTGCAATTTAACAAAAGAAGATCAGAAAATTCTCGTCGCCTTGGAAATTATGCGGTACGATGACATTATAATCCTCAATTGCAAAGAGAATATGAACAAAGGCAAAACCTACACATACTTCTCCAGTCTACCGGAAATCTTCAACAACAGCGACGGCAACGGCGGAAGCGGAAGCGGACCTCATCCGCCGTATCACTACGTGATGAAAGCCGATGACGACACTTACATCAGACTCAACAGCTTGGTAGAATCTCTCCGACCACTTCCGAGAGAAGATCTGTACTACGGATATGTAATTCCTTGTCCGAGTATGGATCCGTTTGTTCATTACATGTCGGGAATGGGATATTTGATATCATGGGATTTGGCGGAGTGGATCAGAGAATCGGAGATCCCTAAGAAGCATTTGGAAGGGCCTGAGGACAAAGTATTTGGGGAATGGATCAGAGACGGCCGCCGTGCGAAGAATCGGTTCAATGCGAAGTGGTCGATGTACAATTACCCGGAGCCGTGGACGGGATGTACTCATGAGCTCTGGCCGGAGACCATCGCCGTCCATCTGTTGAAGAATCAGGAGAAATGGATTCGTACATTGACGTATTTCAATGTCACTGCGAATTTGAAGCAATCGAAGCTATACCATATTCCATAG